From Paenibacillus thermoaerophilus, the proteins below share one genomic window:
- a CDS encoding DUF3886 domain-containing protein has product MAKKKPTPRPAADLAADRPATLKDLLSPDIVSKLREQADELKQEEAKRQEAARKQAEEARKDEQKRLEQDFAYLLENSDPDWRKYK; this is encoded by the coding sequence ATGGCGAAGAAAAAACCGACGCCGCGCCCCGCGGCCGATCTTGCCGCCGACAGACCGGCGACCCTGAAGGACTTGCTGTCCCCGGACATCGTCAGCAAGCTGCGCGAGCAGGCCGACGAGCTGAAGCAAGAAGAGGCCAAGCGTCAGGAAGCCGCCCGCAAGCAGGCGGAAGAAGCGCGCAAGGACGAGCAGAAGCGCCTGGAGCAAGACTTCGCCTACTTGCTTGAGAACAGCGATCCGGACTGGCGCAAATACAAGTGA
- a CDS encoding carbohydrate ABC transporter permease produces the protein MAELTAKRRRKRHIRLSFGDRVFETVNITLMVLLMVVTLYPFINTLAISLNDASDSIKGGIYLWPRQWTLDNYRFVFEEATIFHATLVSILRTVVGTVLTVMCSAMVAYTISRPEYVLRKFVTVAFILTMYVNGGLIPTFLLMRDLGLVGSFWVYIFPGLVGVFNLIIIRSFIEGLPDNILESAKIDGAGDYRTFFSIVLPLSTPVLATVALFTGVYQWNSWFDVFLYNSSYEKLSTLQYELQKILQNSNASQTAPDFTAAGNTGTSQVTPFSIRATMTIVASVPIMLVYPFLQKYFVKGMIVGGVKE, from the coding sequence ATGGCAGAGTTGACGGCCAAGAGACGCAGAAAGCGGCACATCCGCCTGTCGTTCGGGGATCGGGTATTCGAGACGGTGAATATAACATTGATGGTGTTGCTGATGGTCGTGACGTTGTATCCGTTTATAAACACGCTGGCCATTTCCCTTAACGATGCGAGCGATTCGATCAAAGGCGGCATCTACTTGTGGCCGAGGCAGTGGACGTTGGACAACTATCGCTTTGTGTTTGAGGAAGCGACCATTTTCCACGCCACTTTGGTTTCGATTCTGCGGACGGTGGTTGGCACCGTACTGACGGTGATGTGTTCGGCTATGGTGGCCTATACGATCAGCAGACCGGAGTACGTGCTGCGCAAGTTTGTGACGGTTGCCTTCATTTTGACAATGTATGTCAACGGCGGCCTGATTCCGACCTTTTTGCTGATGCGCGATCTTGGATTGGTCGGAAGCTTCTGGGTGTACATCTTTCCCGGACTGGTGGGCGTATTCAATTTGATTATCATCCGTTCGTTTATCGAAGGTCTGCCGGACAACATTCTGGAATCCGCCAAAATTGACGGCGCCGGCGATTACCGGACCTTCTTCAGCATCGTGTTGCCGCTGAGCACGCCCGTCTTGGCCACGGTGGCTCTGTTCACGGGCGTCTATCAATGGAACTCGTGGTTCGACGTGTTTTTGTATAATTCTTCTTATGAGAAGTTAAGCACCCTGCAATACGAGTTGCAGAAAATTTTGCAGAACTCCAACGCCTCGCAAACGGCGCCGGACTTTACCGCAGCCGGAAATACAGGCACAAGCCAGGTGACGCCTTTTTCCATTCGGGCGACGATGACGATCGTGGCTTCCGTGCCGATCATGTTGGTGTACCCGTTCCTGCAAAAATATTTTGTCAAAGGCATGATCGTAGGTGGCGTGAAGGAATAA
- a CDS encoding HD domain-containing protein — protein MTNRGREDREGARAAAVKAAEWLARERLGGEASGHDWHHADRVRRMALRLAPGEGADPFVCELAALLHDIADRKLVPDEELALTELESWLKRQPISGEDAGHVMEIIRTMSFRGGSGPPMRTPEGRVVQDADRLDAIGAIGIARTFAYGGRAGRPIFAPADGSRAAPEAADRRPPESGPSAVGHFYDKLLLLKDKLNTAEARAIAERRHRFMLAYLEQFYAEWEG, from the coding sequence ATGACGAATCGCGGACGTGAGGATCGGGAAGGCGCTCGGGCGGCCGCCGTCAAAGCCGCGGAATGGCTCGCGCGGGAGAGACTGGGCGGCGAAGCAAGCGGCCACGATTGGCACCATGCCGACCGCGTGCGCCGGATGGCGCTTCGGCTGGCGCCGGGAGAAGGCGCCGATCCGTTCGTGTGCGAGCTGGCCGCCCTGCTCCACGACATCGCCGACCGCAAGCTCGTACCCGACGAGGAGCTGGCACTGACAGAGCTGGAGAGCTGGCTGAAGCGTCAGCCGATTTCGGGCGAAGACGCCGGCCATGTGATGGAGATTATCCGCACGATGTCCTTCCGCGGAGGCAGCGGCCCCCCGATGCGGACGCCGGAAGGGCGCGTCGTGCAGGATGCCGACCGGCTCGATGCGATCGGAGCGATCGGCATCGCCCGGACGTTCGCGTACGGAGGCCGGGCCGGCCGGCCGATATTCGCGCCGGCGGACGGCAGCCGCGCGGCTCCGGAGGCCGCGGACCGGCGCCCGCCGGAATCCGGGCCTTCGGCTGTCGGGCATTTCTACGACAAGCTGCTGCTGCTCAAGGACAAGCTGAACACGGCGGAAGCCCGTGCCATCGCCGAGCGGCGGCACCGGTTCATGCTGGCGTACCTCGAACAGTTTTACGCCGAATGGGAAGGCTGA
- a CDS encoding MOSC domain-containing protein, translated as MSSYRIVAVNVGKPAELRHQGKPVPSGICKSPVAQPVYLSCAGFEGDGQADLVNHGGPDKALCVYIWDHYPHWERVLGRCLEPGAFGENLTVSGFRESDVRIGDTFRLGDALVQISQPRQPCFKLAARYQRESMPAEVAQTGYTGFYLRVLEEGVVDPAGAVLEPVGTDPQGMTVAEAHAIMYFRKTDKDAIRKLLAVDALAQSWRQTLERRLARLEAEPPQG; from the coding sequence ATGTCTTCATATCGAATCGTCGCCGTCAACGTAGGCAAGCCGGCCGAGCTTCGGCATCAGGGGAAGCCGGTGCCTTCGGGCATATGCAAATCGCCTGTCGCCCAACCCGTATATTTGTCGTGTGCCGGGTTCGAGGGGGACGGTCAGGCGGATCTGGTCAACCACGGCGGACCCGACAAAGCGTTGTGCGTATACATATGGGATCATTATCCGCATTGGGAGCGGGTGCTCGGGCGTTGTCTGGAGCCGGGGGCGTTCGGCGAGAACTTGACCGTATCGGGATTCCGGGAGAGCGACGTGCGCATCGGCGACACGTTCCGGCTGGGGGACGCGCTGGTGCAGATCAGCCAGCCCCGCCAGCCTTGCTTCAAGCTTGCAGCGAGGTATCAGCGGGAATCGATGCCGGCGGAGGTTGCGCAGACGGGGTATACCGGATTTTATTTGCGCGTGCTGGAAGAAGGGGTCGTCGATCCGGCCGGCGCCGTTCTAGAGCCCGTCGGGACCGATCCGCAGGGGATGACGGTAGCCGAGGCCCATGCGATCATGTATTTCCGCAAAACCGACAAGGACGCGATCCGCAAGCTGCTTGCCGTCGATGCGCTGGCGCAAAGCTGGCGGCAGACGCTCGAAAGGCGGCTCGCCCGGTTGGAAGCTGAGCCGCCCCAGGGCTGA
- a CDS encoding ABC transporter permease, with protein sequence MERNVAYTEPSATVQPSRWKRFFRLLVQQRALVVMSVPFVIWLFIFKYLPLWGWTIAFQDFKPARGFFDQQWVGFKHFQFLFGDERFLRVLRNTLVMSAINLVLGFTTAITLALMLNEVRQIVFKRVVQTISYLPHFISWVVAAGIIQSVLSTDGIVNDLLMWLGVIDDEVLFLGVGHWFWGIFGASVVWKDLGWNTIVYLAAMTMIDPAQYEAAEMDGAGRFKRMWHITLPGIRPVIVVLLIMNIGYLLDSGFEPQYLLGNGMNIDYSENLDIFVLKYGINMGNFSLSVAASMFKTVVSFILLFAANHIAKRLGQARLY encoded by the coding sequence ATGGAGAGAAATGTCGCGTACACGGAACCGTCGGCAACCGTCCAACCTTCGAGATGGAAACGATTTTTCCGGTTGCTTGTTCAACAGCGGGCGCTTGTCGTGATGTCCGTGCCGTTTGTCATTTGGCTGTTTATTTTTAAATATTTGCCGCTCTGGGGATGGACCATTGCTTTTCAGGACTTTAAACCTGCCCGCGGTTTCTTTGATCAGCAATGGGTGGGATTTAAACATTTCCAATTTTTGTTTGGAGATGAGCGGTTTTTACGTGTTCTTCGCAATACGCTGGTCATGAGCGCGATTAACCTGGTATTGGGTTTTACAACGGCGATCACGCTTGCTTTGATGTTGAACGAAGTGCGTCAAATCGTATTTAAACGCGTGGTGCAAACGATCAGCTATCTGCCCCATTTTATCTCGTGGGTAGTGGCGGCCGGAATCATTCAGAGTGTGCTGTCGACGGACGGCATCGTCAACGATTTGCTTATGTGGCTGGGTGTGATTGATGACGAGGTTTTATTTTTGGGCGTCGGGCATTGGTTCTGGGGTATTTTTGGCGCCAGCGTCGTATGGAAAGATTTGGGGTGGAACACCATTGTGTATCTCGCCGCGATGACGATGATTGATCCGGCCCAATATGAAGCGGCCGAGATGGACGGAGCGGGACGCTTCAAGCGAATGTGGCATATTACCTTGCCCGGCATCCGGCCGGTAATCGTCGTTCTGCTGATTATGAACATTGGTTATTTGCTGGATTCGGGTTTTGAGCCGCAATATTTGTTGGGGAACGGCATGAACATCGATTATTCGGAGAACCTTGATATATTTGTCCTCAAGTACGGCATCAACATGGGTAATTTCTCGTTGTCCGTGGCGGCCAGCATGTTCAAGACAGTGGTTAGCTTTATCCTGCTGTTCGCCGCCAACCATATCGCGAAGCGCCTTGGCCAAGCCAGGTTGTACTGA
- a CDS encoding guanylate kinase produces MNKVFVFTGASGSGRKTIAHRLGRELGLLHIVSYTTRPMRPTDEQGREYHHVDRAAFIEADRNGEFLQVAEIGDHLYGIKRKDVEDALATGRHVYMLLNRYGANKVKFEYGDRAVRLFLYVDKPTLQARLEAKGLPFEVVESYLRRYTEEVLYRKECEFTIENRDLHETLERVKSILLEAGAPTAGK; encoded by the coding sequence ATGAACAAGGTGTTTGTCTTTACGGGCGCCAGCGGCTCCGGACGCAAGACGATTGCGCACAGATTGGGCCGGGAGCTTGGACTTCTCCACATCGTCTCCTATACGACGCGGCCGATGCGGCCGACGGACGAGCAAGGGCGGGAATATCACCACGTGGACCGGGCGGCTTTTATCGAAGCGGACCGGAACGGCGAATTTCTGCAGGTGGCGGAGATCGGCGACCACTTGTACGGAATCAAGCGCAAGGATGTCGAAGACGCGCTCGCAACCGGCCGGCACGTCTATATGCTCCTCAACCGTTACGGCGCGAACAAGGTGAAGTTCGAATACGGGGACCGGGCCGTTCGCCTGTTCCTCTATGTGGACAAGCCGACCTTGCAAGCGCGGCTGGAAGCGAAGGGGCTGCCGTTCGAGGTGGTCGAGAGCTATCTCCGGCGCTACACCGAGGAAGTCCTTTACCGCAAGGAATGCGAATTCACCATTGAGAACCGCGATTTGCACGAGACGCTTGAGCGCGTGAAGAGCATCCTGCTGGAGGCCGGTGCGCCAACCGCCGGCAAATAA
- a CDS encoding endo-1,4-beta-xylanase, translating to MKQAASSAVQPLHEAFSDDFLVGAAVNPRTLVGSADLLTLHFNCITSENEMKFERIHPQEQTYMFEEADLLVQFAREHGLKMRGHTLVWHNQTPDWLFERPGGGLADKWTLYARLKEHIDTVVGRYKNDVFCWDVVNEAVADEGAELLRDSKWLRIAGDEFIAKAFEFAHEAAPGALLFYNDYNESHPVKREKIVTLVKSLQARGVPIHGIGLQAHWQLRSPSLDDIRAAIERYASLGLKLHVTELDLSVFEWDDRRTDLRSPTAEMAELQEQRYEQIFRLFREYREVIECVTFWGIADDYTWLDHFPVRGRKNWPFLFDEHHQPKPAFWKVVNGIETGKRE from the coding sequence ATGAAACAAGCCGCAAGTTCCGCTGTCCAGCCGCTTCATGAAGCATTCTCCGATGATTTCCTGGTCGGGGCCGCGGTCAACCCGCGTACGCTCGTCGGCTCGGCCGATCTGTTGACTCTGCATTTCAATTGCATAACATCGGAAAACGAGATGAAATTCGAGCGCATCCATCCGCAAGAGCAGACGTACATGTTCGAAGAGGCCGACTTGCTGGTTCAATTTGCGCGGGAACATGGCCTGAAGATGAGGGGACATACGCTTGTATGGCACAACCAGACGCCGGACTGGCTTTTTGAGCGGCCGGGAGGCGGTCTGGCGGACAAATGGACGTTGTACGCCCGATTAAAGGAACATATCGATACGGTGGTTGGCCGATACAAAAACGACGTTTTCTGCTGGGACGTCGTAAACGAAGCAGTAGCGGACGAAGGTGCGGAACTGCTTCGAGATTCCAAATGGCTGCGTATCGCCGGTGACGAATTTATTGCCAAAGCGTTCGAATTCGCGCACGAGGCCGCCCCCGGCGCGCTGCTGTTCTACAATGATTACAATGAAAGTCATCCGGTCAAACGCGAGAAGATCGTGACGCTGGTGAAGTCCCTGCAAGCGCGTGGCGTCCCGATCCACGGCATCGGCCTCCAGGCGCATTGGCAACTGCGGAGTCCGTCTCTCGACGACATCCGGGCCGCTATCGAGCGTTACGCTTCGCTGGGCCTGAAGCTGCATGTGACCGAACTGGATCTCTCCGTATTTGAGTGGGACGACCGGCGAACCGATCTCCGATCGCCGACGGCGGAAATGGCGGAATTGCAGGAGCAGCGGTACGAGCAGATTTTCCGCCTGTTCCGGGAATACCGCGAAGTCATCGAATGCGTGACGTTCTGGGGAATCGCGGACGATTACACCTGGCTGGATCACTTCCCGGTACGCGGACGGAAAAACTGGCCTTTCCTGTTCGACGAGCACCATCAGCCGAAACCGGCGTTTTGGAAAGTCGTAAACGGGATTGAAACGGGAAAGCGGGAATGA
- a CDS encoding virulence factor, protein MKLLSIEPTPSPNTMKLNLDESLPPGVRHIYKPEEAARAPEWARRLLAIDGVKSVFHAADFIAVDRMPNADWQRVLAEIGAVLGGEAANWAVGEAGGDADGFGESQVLVQMYRGIPIQIRVRTGRSEMRAGLPERFAKAVSDAAGATMIRERVLHELGVRYGEPAEIAAEVAQEIDAAYPDERLKELVEHARAMGTGEQAAPPPDRTPLTPEQVAERLDSPDWQVRYAALERLQPEPAALPVIARALRDEKASLRRLAVVYLGDLRTPEAMQLLIEALRDPSPAVRRTAGDTLSDIGDPIAIGPMIRALSDPNKLVRWRAARFLYEAGDESAVEALRTAAEDTEFEVALQAKMALERIERGEAAAGSVWQQMTKRGEAGRD, encoded by the coding sequence ATGAAATTGTTGTCGATCGAACCGACGCCCAGCCCGAATACGATGAAGCTGAATTTGGACGAATCGCTGCCTCCGGGCGTGCGGCATATCTATAAGCCCGAGGAAGCGGCGCGCGCGCCGGAATGGGCGCGGCGGCTGCTGGCGATCGACGGGGTGAAAAGCGTCTTCCACGCCGCCGACTTCATCGCCGTCGACCGTATGCCCAATGCCGATTGGCAGCGCGTGCTGGCGGAGATCGGCGCCGTGCTGGGCGGCGAAGCGGCGAATTGGGCGGTCGGGGAAGCGGGCGGCGATGCGGACGGCTTCGGCGAGTCGCAGGTGCTCGTGCAGATGTACCGCGGCATCCCGATTCAGATCCGCGTGCGCACCGGACGCAGCGAGATGCGGGCCGGCTTGCCCGAGCGGTTCGCCAAAGCGGTGAGCGACGCGGCGGGCGCGACGATGATCCGCGAGCGCGTGCTTCACGAGCTCGGCGTCCGGTACGGCGAGCCGGCCGAGATCGCCGCCGAAGTCGCGCAGGAGATCGACGCGGCTTATCCGGACGAGCGGCTGAAGGAGCTGGTCGAGCACGCCCGCGCGATGGGAACGGGCGAGCAAGCCGCTCCCCCGCCGGACCGGACGCCGCTGACGCCGGAGCAGGTGGCGGAACGGCTGGACTCGCCGGACTGGCAGGTTCGCTACGCCGCGCTGGAGCGGCTGCAGCCCGAGCCGGCCGCTCTGCCGGTCATCGCCCGGGCGCTGCGCGACGAGAAGGCTTCGTTGCGCCGGCTCGCGGTCGTCTACCTCGGCGATCTGCGCACGCCGGAGGCGATGCAGCTTCTGATCGAAGCGCTTCGGGACCCTTCGCCGGCCGTGCGCCGGACAGCCGGGGATACGCTGTCCGACATCGGCGATCCGATCGCGATCGGCCCGATGATCCGGGCGCTCTCCGATCCGAACAAGCTGGTGCGTTGGCGCGCCGCCCGGTTTTTGTACGAGGCGGGAGACGAATCGGCCGTGGAGGCGCTGCGGACCGCCGCCGAGGATACCGAATTCGAGGTGGCGCTGCAGGCGAAGATGGCGCTGGAGCGGATCGAGCGAGGCGAAGCGGCCGCCGGTTCCGTCTGGCAGCAGATGACGAAGCGCGGCGAAGCGGGGCGCGACTGA
- a CDS encoding SpoVR family protein, with translation MNSDDIKALERAIDEITEIAVGFGLDFYPMRYEICPADIIYTFGAYGMPTRFSHWSFGKTFHKMKMQYDFGLSKIYELVINSNPCYAFLLEGNSLIQNKLIVAHVLAHCDFFKNNARFSRTNRNMIESMSATADRVRRYEMEHGTLKVEQFIDAVLAIQEHIDPTLIGPYVYDHKTKRTSLAEPPAPTSSKPKTGYEDLWEIGSSPGEKETRPAQSPRIPPRPEKDLLLFLEQHSTVLEDWQRDILTMLRDEMLYFWPQLETKIMNEGWASYWHQRIIRELDLTEDEAIEYAKLNASVVVPSRHHLNPYYLGIKIFEDIEKRWDNPTQEEIERYGRKPGKGREKIFEVREMESDQSFLRNYLHKQLVEDLDLYVFEKKGAEWKITDKSWENIRDQLVYSRVNGGFPYLLVIDGDYLKNGELFIRHQYEGIELDLKYLERTMPYVYQLWGRTIHLETVIEDKKVLFTYDGKKHQRKFV, from the coding sequence ATGAACAGCGACGATATCAAGGCGCTGGAGCGCGCGATCGACGAAATCACCGAGATCGCCGTCGGCTTCGGCCTCGATTTTTACCCGATGCGATACGAAATTTGCCCGGCGGACATCATCTACACGTTCGGCGCTTACGGGATGCCGACCCGCTTTTCGCATTGGTCGTTCGGAAAGACGTTCCACAAAATGAAAATGCAATACGATTTCGGCTTGTCCAAAATATATGAGCTTGTCATCAACTCCAACCCCTGCTACGCCTTCCTGCTCGAAGGCAACTCGCTGATCCAGAACAAGCTGATCGTCGCCCACGTGCTGGCGCATTGCGACTTTTTCAAGAACAATGCGCGCTTCTCCCGCACGAACCGCAACATGATCGAGAGCATGTCCGCCACGGCCGACCGCGTCCGGCGCTACGAGATGGAGCACGGAACGCTGAAGGTGGAGCAGTTCATCGACGCGGTGCTTGCGATTCAGGAGCATATCGATCCTACGCTGATCGGGCCGTACGTCTACGATCACAAGACGAAGCGCACCAGCCTGGCGGAACCGCCGGCTCCCACGTCCTCCAAGCCCAAAACCGGCTACGAGGACTTGTGGGAGATCGGCAGCTCGCCCGGGGAGAAGGAGACCAGACCGGCCCAGTCGCCGCGTATTCCGCCGCGGCCGGAGAAGGACCTGCTGCTGTTCCTCGAACAGCACTCGACGGTGTTGGAGGATTGGCAGCGCGACATCCTGACGATGCTGCGCGACGAGATGCTGTATTTCTGGCCGCAGCTCGAGACGAAAATCATGAACGAGGGCTGGGCGTCCTATTGGCACCAGCGCATCATCCGCGAGCTGGACTTGACCGAAGACGAGGCGATCGAATACGCCAAGCTGAACGCGTCCGTCGTCGTGCCCTCCCGCCATCATCTTAACCCGTATTACTTGGGCATCAAAATATTCGAGGACATCGAAAAGCGCTGGGACAACCCGACGCAGGAAGAGATCGAGCGCTACGGCCGCAAACCCGGCAAAGGCCGGGAAAAAATATTCGAGGTGCGCGAGATGGAGTCCGACCAGTCATTCCTGCGCAACTACCTGCACAAACAACTGGTGGAGGACCTGGACCTGTACGTGTTCGAGAAAAAGGGGGCGGAATGGAAAATTACCGACAAATCCTGGGAAAACATCCGCGATCAGCTCGTCTATTCCCGCGTCAACGGCGGATTCCCGTATTTGCTGGTCATCGACGGAGACTACCTGAAGAACGGCGAGCTGTTTATCCGGCATCAATACGAGGGCATCGAGCTGGATCTGAAATATTTGGAGCGCACCATGCCCTACGTGTATCAGTTGTGGGGCAGAACGATTCACCTGGAAACGGTCATCGAGGATAAGAAGGTGCTGTTCACCTACGACGGCAAGAAGCATCAGCGGAAGTTTGTATAA
- a CDS encoding M15 family metallopeptidase → MNRHSQPRTGKKIRTAAAAIAVAAMLTAAACGSGSGTEPAGASPQATAASGGQTVTPKVPETLKLAPGAEQALEVQGVSDLSGVEFVSDRPELLTVDTKGVIRVSAKAQPGATAVIRTKIGGKELTTTVTIDGETATPSPSAGKTSPTPAASASAAKPQAKTVTVSNETDLLVVVNKQRRLPEGYVPPDLTEPQVPFSFTGKNERRYMRKEAAEALEKLFAAAKEDGIELVAVSGYRSQTTQKALFEGYVKTQGEKLARQYSAEPGHSEHQTGLAMDVSSKSAGFSLEEKFASTAEGKWLAEHAHEHGFIIRYPKGKESVTGYNYEPWHLRYVGVDIAREIQKAGLTLEEYFKDSIAADSKS, encoded by the coding sequence ATGAACCGACATTCCCAGCCGCGAACCGGCAAGAAGATACGGACAGCCGCCGCCGCAATCGCGGTCGCCGCGATGCTGACCGCCGCCGCGTGCGGAAGCGGCTCCGGCACGGAACCGGCCGGCGCAAGCCCGCAGGCGACCGCGGCTTCCGGCGGCCAGACGGTTACGCCGAAGGTTCCGGAGACATTAAAGCTGGCGCCCGGGGCCGAACAGGCGTTGGAGGTGCAGGGCGTATCGGATCTGTCGGGCGTCGAGTTCGTATCGGACCGCCCGGAGCTGCTGACCGTCGATACGAAGGGCGTTATCCGCGTATCCGCCAAAGCGCAGCCCGGCGCAACCGCCGTCATCCGGACGAAGATCGGCGGCAAGGAGCTGACGACAACCGTCACGATCGACGGTGAAACCGCGACGCCATCGCCATCGGCGGGCAAAACCTCGCCGACGCCGGCCGCCTCGGCTTCGGCCGCCAAGCCTCAAGCGAAAACGGTAACGGTCTCCAACGAGACCGATCTGCTTGTCGTCGTCAACAAGCAGCGCCGCCTGCCCGAAGGGTATGTGCCGCCGGATTTGACGGAGCCCCAGGTTCCTTTCTCCTTCACGGGCAAAAACGAACGGCGATACATGCGGAAGGAAGCGGCCGAAGCGCTTGAAAAGCTGTTCGCCGCCGCCAAGGAAGACGGCATCGAGCTCGTCGCCGTATCCGGCTATCGCTCCCAGACGACGCAAAAAGCGCTGTTCGAAGGTTATGTGAAAACGCAAGGCGAGAAGCTGGCCCGCCAATACAGCGCGGAGCCGGGGCACAGCGAGCATCAGACGGGGCTGGCGATGGATGTGTCGAGCAAAAGCGCCGGATTCAGTCTGGAGGAGAAGTTCGCGTCCACTGCGGAAGGCAAGTGGCTGGCGGAGCATGCGCATGAGCACGGCTTTATTATCCGTTATCCGAAAGGCAAGGAATCCGTTACGGGTTACAATTACGAGCCTTGGCATCTCCGGTATGTCGGTGTCGACATTGCCCGGGAAATACAGAAAGCCGGCCTGACGCTGGAAGAATACTTCAAAGACAGCATCGCCGCCGACAGCAAATCATGA
- a CDS encoding metal-dependent hydrolase has translation MDTITHTLFGLALNGAADRRKLARSEKRAVLFTAVVGSQIPDIDVVSQLWDTQGMYQMWHRGITHSVFMIPVWALLIWLACRLFWKVKDPKLLGLGALAVFIHDTSDVLNAWGTGYLEPFSDARLTLGVIPIVDLVFWAVILTGYLLVRFGRKASHRVFRGVWAAMALHVAIQCAFGYGVYQSVKGEYDQVALAADFVPWTFQAFGKKEGTVDILEAKPFREPAVTETLVSQEQADLEPLFARNPAARTLMEWSPFVVIIDDGQRLGVYDPRFYRNGESFLFEYLEKK, from the coding sequence ATGGATACGATTACGCATACGTTGTTCGGACTCGCTCTGAACGGAGCGGCCGACAGACGCAAGCTGGCCCGGTCCGAGAAACGCGCGGTGCTGTTTACGGCGGTTGTCGGCAGCCAAATTCCCGACATCGATGTCGTCTCGCAGTTGTGGGACACGCAGGGGATGTACCAGATGTGGCATCGCGGGATCACCCATTCCGTCTTCATGATTCCGGTCTGGGCGCTGCTGATCTGGCTGGCGTGCCGGCTTTTCTGGAAGGTCAAGGACCCGAAGCTGTTGGGCCTGGGGGCGCTTGCCGTGTTCATACACGATACGAGCGACGTGCTGAATGCCTGGGGAACCGGGTATCTGGAGCCGTTCTCGGACGCAAGGCTTACGCTGGGCGTGATCCCGATCGTGGACCTGGTGTTCTGGGCGGTCATTCTGACCGGTTATCTGCTTGTGCGCTTCGGCCGGAAAGCGTCGCATCGGGTGTTCCGTGGCGTCTGGGCGGCCATGGCGCTGCATGTCGCCATCCAATGCGCTTTCGGTTACGGAGTGTACCAATCCGTAAAAGGCGAATACGACCAAGTGGCGCTGGCGGCGGATTTTGTCCCCTGGACGTTCCAGGCGTTCGGCAAAAAAGAGGGAACCGTCGATATTCTGGAAGCGAAGCCGTTCCGCGAACCGGCCGTGACCGAGACGTTGGTATCGCAGGAACAGGCCGATCTGGAGCCGCTGTTCGCCCGCAATCCGGCCGCCCGGACGCTGATGGAATGGTCGCCGTTCGTCGTGATTATCGACGACGGTCAGCGGCTTGGCGTATACGATCCCCGGTTTTACCGCAACGGCGAATCCTTTTTGTTCGAATATCTCGAGAAGAAATAA